GCCCAATAGATATGCCATTTGAGGCAGAACACGACGCTCTAACATTTCCTTATCCTCTGTGAGTAAATAAAACTGCAGATATGCAAGACCGTCCGAGTTGGAAACCCAGTAGCTGTCTTCCATGTTATAGTGCGCCTTCGCATTTTCATCCCAACCGCTGTAATAGTCATCCATCAAAAGCTCGTACAGATTAAACGCGGTATCGGTCATGGAGCAAAAGTAGTTCTCGCGATAATCGTAAAAGCCTACAATATCACGCACCACATGCTTGTAGCCTGCATACCAGTCCCCGACGGTTGCCACCGGACGGTAAGTAAAAGTATATGTATCCTCCGCCGAAAAACGCCCGTCATACGAGCCCATTACCGGTGCAAAAAGAGCAGGTAAAATATCGCCATCGATATCGGTCAGTGCCATACCGAAGTTGGTTTGTTCGTAGGTTAAATCCATATAAAGCGGATTCCCGTTGATGTCTGTTGTATCTATTTTTTCACCACGGCGTACCCAACGGTAATCCAACGAATCTGAATCCACAGCCACACCGACAGAAAGATTTTTGTTTAAGAGACTAATTTGGGAAAGCGGTGTTGTAAGGGTTGCTTCGATGGTCAGTTCGCCTGCAGGCGGTATGCGCTTTTCCTGATAGTCAAAAGGCATCAGTACCGATTCAACATCTTCATTTTTCAAATCGTTTACATTGTTATACATACCAAACGAATAATTGCCTTCTTTTTTGGTTGTGAAAGTAACAGATACCTTAGGCTCTTTATCGGATGCAGAAAGCGACCAGATTGCTTTAAAGGATGCATAATCGTTCTCACCGCTGATTTCAATTTCGCTGTCCGATATTTTACGCATACTGCTTGGTACCAGCCAGCTGTTTTCACCACAGCTGTAAATATTACGGGTCTGAATATTTATAAGCTCACCTGAAGCATTTCTATAATTGGTACGATATAAAATCGGATATGCAGCCGGAATCGGATCTGCCTGCTCTGCATACACCACCATATATCCCAGTCCGTCTGTGTAGTTGTTCACAACAGTATTGCCGATTTTTGTTTCTCTCTGTACTGTTGTTTTTCCATCTGCAGTTGTTCCCTGCTTAAAATTCACCGTTACATGGTCATTTGAAATGGAAAGTGCAGATACATTTTCTGTCTGCTCTGCTTTGCCGTATTCAGGATACATGGTAGCCCGGTATCTGTCACTGCTTATATCGGGGGCAACACATGCCATTTCCACATGTGAAACCGAAAGCGGTACAAAATCTGCAATTTTAGTAATAACAATTGCATCGGTTCTGCCAAAGCTTGTATTCAAAGCTTTGTGCAATTCTAAATTGATTACACCATCTTCCACACTAAAGCTTTCGGACGGATAGGTCATTTTCTCAAAATCCCAGGCAGAGGTATGCTCTGATTCGGGATTCGGATCTTCTGCCGTCAGTCCAAATGAGCCAAAGTAACCGGACTTATTTGTGTTTTCGTTTTTACGGTACTCTGTACCGTTGATATTGAGCTTAAGCAAACGGGTTGCAGGCTGATAATCCGGAAAATCACAGGTGTGCATATACACATAATATGTGCCGTTTTCCACATCCAGCTTTGCAACAGCAGGATCATTGCTGCCCCCCAGTTCCATACACATTGTATTTCCCTGATACGCCCCTTCTGTCGTTGTTAAAGAAAAACCGCCAAAGGTGTTAAAATGTCTGGGCAGAACCACATAGCTTTCTGCACCAATAGGCGTGTCAAGCTTTAAATCGGATACACGCGCATAGGCTCTGCCTGTGCTTTGAATGTAAACCATATTTTCAGTATCCGGCTTAAAGGTGTGTGTGCCAAGATACACCCAGCCCATATAGGAAACATCTTTAATCTCACAGCTTTTTTCAACATTACCAAGCTTAACTGTAATCGTTCCGGTCACGTTCGGGCTTGAAGTGTGTGTCGGAATTCTGAAGTAGACTGCATACTCTTTTTCTTCCTGCACTTCCACCGTCCAGCCTGCTTTTGCGCCGGTTACGGTACTTAGATAGGTTTTGTTTCCGGCTTCCGTTTTAAGGCTTGAGCTTGTCCAGGTTCCTTCCTTAAAAAAATTTGCGCTCGTGGTATCAAAGGTTTCTGCCGCAAGGGCAAAAACCGGAGCAAACACCATAAGCGCAAGTATGCATAACGCAAAAAATATCTTTTTCATTTTATATCACCCGTAAAAATTGACTTTTTCTATCTTTTATTTTAGCAATTTTTCCGCAAGCATTCAATCGTAGATACTATACAAAATTTAACACAAACTATACAGTTATCGAATTAAGAATACGGCAATCACAATTAGTCCTAAAACAATTCTGTACCAGCCAAACACTTTAAAATCATGCTTTTTAACAAAGTCAGTTAAGAACTTGATTGCACACAGAGATACAATATAGGCTACCACCATGCTTAAAAGCAATACACCGATATCAGAAGCTGAAAGTGTACCGTCAAAGGTGATGATTTTCAAAAAGCTTACACCAAACATAACCGGGATTGCCAGAAAGAAGGAAAATTCTGCCGCAATATTTCTGGAGCAGCCAATCAGCATTGCCCCTAAAATAGTTGCACCCGAGCGGGAGGTACCCGGAATGATAGACAACACCTGAAACAAACCAATCAAAAGTGCGGTTTTGTAGGTCATGTCATTCATCGTGGTTATTTTAGTTTCCTTGTTCATATTTTCAACAAGAATAAAGCCGACACCATAAACAATCAGCATTGCAGATACAATCTGCCAGTTCTCGATACTGTCCATATAGTCGTTCAGCAGAAGACCAATTACGGCAGCAGGTAAGCACGCCACAATGACTTTGAACCACATTTGCCACGTATCCATCTTTTCTTCTTTCGTTTTAGACAAGGCAAACGGATTAAGTTTTTTAAAATACATGGTAACAACCGCCAAAATTGCACCCAATTGTATTACATACAAGAATAAATCACCGGATGTAAAGCCTTTGTTTTTTACAAATTCATTAAATAAAATCATATGCCCGGTAGAGCTTATGGGCAACCATTCGGTTATGCCCTCAATGATGCCTAAAATAACACCTAAAAACCATTCCATATTTTATCCTCCAATCATATTACATATTATAACAAATCAGCGCCGTATTGTCAATTTATTTTTAACTGCATGAAAGACTTTGTCTGTGACAATCCCCTCATGCGTTTTCAATACTGTAAACCATTCGGATGACGGAAGAATTTGTCTTTTTTTTAGCTTATAACTCATTCTTTCGGTCCTGTGCTGTGTCAGGTGTCCTGCATACGTCGGATTTTGCAGTATATTCCGTATCGTTACATCATTCCACAGCTCTCCGCCCGGTGCCTGAACACCTTGCCTTGTAAGGTTTCTCGCAATACCGCACATACTTTCGCCGAACAAAAACTGTCTGTAAATTTCCCGTACGGTTCTCGCCTCTTTTTCGTTCACACAAAGCATCCCGTCCCGTTTTTCGTAACCGAAAGGTGCTTTACTGCCGATAAATTTCCCGGTTTTCATTTTTGTATGTAATGCTGTACGCACTTTTTTGGAAATATCTTTTGCATACATATCGTTTATAACTGCACGGAATCCCAACATTTCATCCTGATTGGAAAAAGTATCAATGTTATCATTTACCGCAATATATCGAATGCCATGCATCGGGAAATAGTTTTCGATATAATAACCCGTTTTAATATAATCACGTCCCAGACGTGATAAATCCTTAGTGATGACCGTATCTAATCCGGGTGTTTTTAACATTTCCTGAAAGGCAGGACGTTCAAAATAGAGTCCGGAATATCCGTCGTCCGAAAACACCCGATACTCCGAAATGCCGTTCTTTTTACAATAATCCATAAGAAATTCTCTTTGATTTTCAATACTTTCAGACTCTTTTTTTCTGCCATCATCTTTAGAAAGCCGTAAATACAACGCAACCATACCATCACCTTTTAAAAAGTATGCACCAAAAGCTCTGAACATGAAAAAAAGGATTGCAATGCAATCCTTTTTTTGCTATTTTGTTAATGCCGGAAGCAACGGACGGAATGTGGATGTCTGATACATAACATTGCTCCACACAAACACTTTCTGATTGTCCTGAACCGTAATTTCTTTGCTGTTATTGATGCTGACAATCACATTTTCCGCATCAACAGATACCATTTTCCCGCTCACATCATATGTTGCAATTAAAACTTTACAGTATTTTGCGCCGTTACAGCTTACGGTGTAAACGTTTCCGTTCTGCGTCACTTGAATCGTATTATCATTTTTCGCGTTTGTGATATAGAGGTTATCCCAGACATACGGCACGGTCTGATTGGACACATTTAAAACATTCTGTTTTATGCCCAGGTAATTACCATCCTTATCGTAAACAGCCCAGTTGTCTATGTCTTCGTCTGTTATACCGGTATAAGGGTCTGCCAGCGAGAACTGTACCTCCCCATCCTGTGCGCTGTTTTTACTCTGTTCGATTTTAACATTGTCAAACAGAAGATAGCCACTCTCAGTTATATTTTCAGACACCGGAATATCCTTTACCTCCAAGTAACCGTTGAGGTAACAACCTTCCAATGCGTCATCCTTTAAAACATTCATGCCACCAAACGCTTCGGAGGTCCGGTTGTCAAGACCCATCACAATATTACCTGATGAAAGTGCTTCATCGGCATTCTGCAAAGTTTTAATATAGGGCTTTGCAGGAACAGGTTCAAAATTGGTTTTATCCGAAACAGCTTCAGTTTGAATCGGCACGGGCGCAATGGTGTATTCCTGACCAAGCTTACGGGTTTCGTTTTTAAACTCCGTTTCCACCGTAAACACAATTTTCTTATTCCTGTCATTTACCGGAATCCAGAATTCATAAGGAAACACGTTATCTACTACGGTATGCTCTTCGTCTTCACCCTCAAAATGCCAGGTCAGCGTTGTTTTTACAATACCGTTTTCCCCGTCGCCACCGCGGAGTTTTTCTGTATTTTCATTCGCGGAAAAATTATAGATTTCGGTTGATCTGCCACCAACGAAGATATAGCCCATGTAGGTTTCGGGTTCAAAAGCCAACGCATACGCCTTAACATCATACCCCTTGTTCACATTATAGCTGTAGCTACCGCTTTTATATGTGCCGTCGTCATTCAATTTGTAACTCGGCTCATACGTTCTACCTTCATACATAAGACCAAGCACAGACTCACCGAGATTTGTCTCCTGTGTTTCATCGAATTCAACGGTTGTATATGCAGGAGCATGTACGTTTTCCGCATTCACAGCAACGGTTAAGATTCCTTTTGCAGGAATTTCAATTGCAAGCTTGTTGTCCGAAACAACCGCTTCCGTAATGTTACCTTCCTTATCGTATACCGCAGCAATTGCACCGTCTGCAATACCTAAGTCAGCATTAAATACAACGGTATCCGACACCACTTGGTCTCCTGCATTGGTAAATACAAACGCTGCTCTGCCTTCTTTTCTGCCCGCAATCCAGTCGACTTGCTTATCAGAAACGGTAATTGTTCCCTCTTTCAGCCAGGGCCACATATCGTTTTCACGATAAATATTACCTGATTCATGTCCGTACATACGGTTGTTAAACCATGCATATCCCTGAATACGAGTGTTGGGGAAGTTTACATTTCCGTCGGATTTTACATATGCATTGGAGAAAAGATAGTCTTGCACAGCTGCTAAAAATACAGGTGCATGATGAAAATACAAGCTGGTTACATCATAGCCCTTGATGGGATACTCAGCCAGACTCGGAAGCTGTGTGTATTCGGTATAATAATACCCCGGATAATTTGCAAATCTGCCTACAATGGAGGAGCGTGCTAAATCCATCATCAGTTGGTCATCCGAAAGATAGCCAAGTCTTAACAAATCCCCTGCCCAGGTGGACATAAGGATATTCTTTCCCTCTGTACAGGTAGAAAGCTGTTCTACACCAAGCCCTGTTCGTGCGGTTACCCATGCAGGATATGCGTCTGCTGTATCTTTAAAGGTTATGGCATCATCCAGATAATCTACTACTGTATAATGATCATAGACAGAGCCGCTGGTTTCGTCTATACCATTTCCGCGTTTCTTTAAAAGTGCACCTCTACGATAACTTCTGCCATCGTAGGACCAGATGTAATCACGGTTTACTTTGTTCGATATCAATAGATTTTCGGTGTCCTCCACACGCATGTCACTTTTGCTTTCAGGCATATCGGTAATGCGAAGTGCAGGCAGAAAACGTCTTGCACTTTCTACAGCACCTGCAAGATACTTTTTATCGCCCGTAATTTCGTAAGCATCAAACTGTGCCTGGAATTGCGGTGTATAGCTGATATTGATAAAGCTTTTTACAGACACATCGTTGCTTGCAGAGGCAAAAGCTCTGTTGTGATACGCTTCCGCGTTGTTGAGTGTTTGGGTGTAATCGTTCTCGCCATTTGCCCATTCAAACCAATAAAGATCAGTTGTGTTTTGTAAATCCATGCCTCCGGTTTCCACCGTCGTAGTCATATTTCTGTATGCAGCAATATCTCTGTAAATAGGCATCATACCCTGGCTCATCAGATATGCCCCTGCATACGTCGCATTACCAAAGCTTGCTGATGTAAATTCAATTTCCTTATTCAAACCCGTTTCCGATTCACCGCGTATACTGTATCGACGGTGAACGTGCGGTCCCGAACGGGTCAGCATAGAGCCCATGGATTGCAAAGTCCGTTCATTCAGCACATTTGCATCCTCAGTCAGAAGATAATTCTGCAAATAGGCAAGACCGTTGGAGTTTGTTGCCCAGTAGGAGTCTTCGATGTTGTAGTGTCCAATCATTTCATCGCTCCAGCCGCTTAACTCGTCATCCATCAGAAAGTTTAAAAGATTAAAAGACGCATCGGTCATGGACGAAAAATAATTGTCTCTGTAGTCATATACACCACGGATGTCGGACGCTATATGGCTATATAAGTCATACCAACCCTGGTTTTCACCCCTTGAGGAAACCGTTGAGAGGGGCCTGTAAGCTATTGTATACGTTTCTCCTGCCTGAAAGGCCGAATCCACACTTGCCATTTTAGGCGCAAAAATTGCAGGCTGAACGCCACCGTTAAATCCTGTGGTATTCATAACAAAATCTGCATTTTGTTCGGTGTAATCCAATGTAATTTCTTTATATTCGGTTTTTAAAGTTTCCATGTTAAAATACGAGTCTTCCGCCCATGTACTTTTAACCGAATAAGATAGCCCGTCATGCGGCCAGCGAGATGCTTCGTATTCTGCACCTTTTACAGGCACGGTTAAGTCAATAGAGCTTTGGTCAACCGCAACACCTACAGAAATTTCCTGCCCCTTATCATTCATTTTATAGGTCATCTGTGTATGGTCTGTGGTGGAGTTTGTTTCGGTAATGGTTTCGCCTTCTGCAGGATATCTGCTCTCCTGCCAGCGGTAGGGATTTAAAATGTATCCGACCTTTTCTTTATCCACCTCGTTAACTTCGTTAAAAAGGCCAAGGGAATATTCACCGTCTCTTTTAGCAGTAAAGGTAACTGTAACTTTAGGCTCGAGATCATCCTCGTCTAAAGTCCATGTAGCAACAAGGGACATATATTGTCCATCTGCGGTCATGCGAACTGTAGAATCGTTTACCTGTTCTAAGGTGCTTGCAATCAGCCATTCGGGCGCACCTGCACGGAACACATTGGTTGTGCCGACTCTTTTAATATCTCCGTTTTCCATAGGCGCAAGCACATCAAAGCTTCCGTAATAACCGCCCGACTGATATTTTTTTACTTCGGCAG
The sequence above is a segment of the Clostridia bacterium genome. Coding sequences within it:
- a CDS encoding recombinase family protein, translating into MVALYLRLSKDDGRKKESESIENQREFLMDYCKKNGISEYRVFSDDGYSGLYFERPAFQEMLKTPGLDTVITKDLSRLGRDYIKTGYYIENYFPMHGIRYIAVNDNIDTFSNQDEMLGFRAVINDMYAKDISKKVRTALHTKMKTGKFIGSKAPFGYEKRDGMLCVNEKEARTVREIYRQFLFGESMCGIARNLTRQGVQAPGGELWNDVTIRNILQNPTYAGHLTQHRTERMSYKLKKRQILPSSEWFTVLKTHEGIVTDKVFHAVKNKLTIRR
- a CDS encoding undecaprenyl-diphosphate phosphatase produces the protein MEWFLGVILGIIEGITEWLPISSTGHMILFNEFVKNKGFTSGDLFLYVIQLGAILAVVTMYFKKLNPFALSKTKEEKMDTWQMWFKVIVACLPAAVIGLLLNDYMDSIENWQIVSAMLIVYGVGFILVENMNKETKITTMNDMTYKTALLIGLFQVLSIIPGTSRSGATILGAMLIGCSRNIAAEFSFFLAIPVMFGVSFLKIITFDGTLSASDIGVLLLSMVVAYIVSLCAIKFLTDFVKKHDFKVFGWYRIVLGLIVIAVFLIR